Proteins encoded by one window of Clostridium perfringens:
- a CDS encoding HNH endonuclease, with protein MNKETHICALCERKVPKITEHHLIPREKGGRFDETTWLCVPCHKQVHALYSNYELAVRLNSLPRLKDDEKIKRYLKFIKKQPGDANVTIKKSKAIRKKGRY; from the coding sequence ATGAATAAAGAAACTCATATATGTGCTCTTTGTGAAAGAAAAGTTCCTAAAATCACAGAACATCATCTCATTCCTCGTGAAAAAGGTGGAAGATTTGATGAAACAACCTGGCTTTGTGTTCCTTGTCATAAACAAGTACATGCTTTATATAGTAACTATGAATTGGCTGTTAGGCTTAATTCTCTCCCAAGACTTAAAGATGATGAAAAAATTAAGCGTTACTTAAAATTCATAAAAAAACAACCTGGCGATGCTAATGTTACTATAAAAAAATCAAAAGCTATTCGTAAAAAAGGCCGTTATTAA
- a CDS encoding TIGR01906 family membrane protein — MIKILKDILFSFYLLISSVVFSVILTLNISPVLYSLFIKLNIIPKYKNLSSEEILNDYNNIIHYLNSPQEEVLKFKNFKISPIGEFHFLEVKEIFSSIYLIGLACLILGIILFIISKKFKLKISFKAFNIFFYEVLFIFLSLILSFYLNFSKVFTLFHKIFFNNDYWIFDPKKDPIINVLPESYFLFLAIFILSLVMILSIISKIFYTLKNINI, encoded by the coding sequence ATGATTAAGATTTTAAAAGATATATTATTTTCATTTTACCTTCTAATAAGTTCAGTAGTATTTTCTGTTATTTTAACATTAAATATTTCTCCTGTGCTCTATTCCCTATTTATTAAACTTAATATAATCCCTAAGTATAAAAACCTTAGCAGTGAAGAAATTTTAAATGACTATAATAATATAATTCATTATTTAAATTCTCCCCAAGAAGAAGTTCTTAAATTTAAAAACTTTAAAATAAGTCCTATAGGAGAATTTCACTTTCTAGAAGTTAAAGAAATTTTTTCTTCAATATATTTAATAGGATTAGCTTGCTTAATTTTAGGAATAATTTTATTTATAATATCAAAAAAATTCAAACTAAAAATATCATTTAAAGCTTTTAATATTTTCTTCTATGAAGTTTTATTTATATTTCTTAGTTTAATCTTAAGTTTTTACTTAAACTTTTCAAAAGTCTTTACCCTATTTCATAAAATATTTTTCAATAATGATTACTGGATATTTGATCCTAAAAAAGATCCAATAATAAATGTTTTGCCTGAATCTTATTTTTTATTTTTAGCAATTTTCATTTTATCTCTAGTAATGATACTTTCAATAATATCTAAAATATTTTATACTCTAAAAAACATAAACATTTAA
- the groES gene encoding co-chaperone GroES — translation MSIKPLGDRVVIKRLEAEETTKSGIIVTGTAKERPQEAEVVAVGPGAIVDGKRTEMEVKIGDKVLYSKYAGTEVKFEGEEYTILRQDDILAIVE, via the coding sequence ATGAGTATTAAACCACTTGGAGACAGGGTTGTTATTAAAAGATTAGAAGCAGAAGAAACTACTAAAAGCGGTATAATAGTTACTGGAACTGCTAAGGAAAGACCACAAGAAGCAGAGGTTGTTGCTGTGGGACCAGGAGCAATAGTTGATGGAAAAAGAACAGAGATGGAAGTTAAAATAGGAGATAAAGTATTATATTCTAAATATGCAGGAACAGAAGTTAAGTTCGAGGGGGAAGAATATACTATTTTAAGACAAGACGATATACTAGCAATAGTTGAATAG
- the groL gene encoding chaperonin GroEL (60 kDa chaperone family; promotes refolding of misfolded polypeptides especially under stressful conditions; forms two stacked rings of heptamers to form a barrel-shaped 14mer; ends can be capped by GroES; misfolded proteins enter the barrel where they are refolded when GroES binds), whose translation MAKTLLFGEEARRSMQAGVDKLANTVKVTLGPKGRNVILDKKFGSPLITNDGVTIAREIELEDAYENMGAQLVKEVATKTNDVAGDGTTTATLLAQAIIREGLKNVTAGANPILIRNGIKTAVEKAVEEIQKISKPVNGKEDIARVAAISAADEKIGKLIADAMEKVGNEGVITVEESKSMGTELDVVEGMQFDRGYVSAYMVTDTEKMEAVLDNPLVLITDKKISNIQDLLPLLEQIVQAGKKLLIIADDIEGEAMTTLVVNKLRGTFTCVGVKAPGFGDRRKEMLQDIATLTGGVVISDEVGGDLKEATLDMLGEAESVKVTKESTTIVNGRGNSEEIKNRINQIKLQLEATTSEFDKEKLQERLAKLAGGVAVVKVGAATETELKESKLRIEDALAATKAAVEEGIVPGGGTAYVNVINEVAKLTSDIQDEQVGINIIVRSLEEPMRQIAHNAGLEGSVIIEKVKNSDAGVGFDALRGEYKDMIKAGIVDPTKVTRSALQNAASVASTFLTTEAAVADIPEKEMPQGAGMGMDGMY comes from the coding sequence ATGGCTAAAACATTATTATTCGGTGAAGAAGCAAGAAGATCTATGCAAGCGGGTGTAGATAAATTAGCTAACACTGTTAAGGTTACATTAGGACCAAAAGGAAGAAATGTTATTTTAGATAAAAAATTTGGATCACCATTAATAACAAATGATGGGGTTACAATAGCAAGAGAAATTGAACTTGAAGATGCTTATGAAAATATGGGAGCTCAACTTGTAAAAGAAGTAGCTACAAAGACTAATGATGTGGCAGGAGATGGAACTACTACAGCTACCTTATTAGCACAAGCAATTATAAGAGAAGGATTAAAAAATGTAACAGCAGGGGCAAATCCTATATTAATAAGAAATGGAATTAAAACTGCAGTTGAAAAAGCTGTAGAGGAAATACAAAAAATTTCTAAGCCTGTAAATGGAAAAGAAGACATAGCTAGAGTTGCTGCAATTTCAGCGGCTGATGAAAAAATTGGTAAGCTAATTGCAGATGCTATGGAAAAGGTAGGAAATGAAGGCGTTATAACTGTAGAAGAATCTAAATCAATGGGAACTGAGTTAGATGTTGTTGAAGGTATGCAATTTGATAGAGGATATGTATCAGCTTATATGGTTACTGATACTGAAAAAATGGAAGCTGTTTTAGATAATCCATTAGTATTAATAACAGATAAGAAAATAAGCAATATACAAGATTTATTACCATTACTTGAGCAAATAGTTCAAGCAGGTAAAAAACTTTTAATAATAGCTGATGATATAGAAGGCGAAGCTATGACAACATTAGTTGTTAATAAATTAAGAGGAACATTTACTTGTGTTGGAGTTAAAGCACCTGGATTTGGTGATAGAAGAAAAGAAATGTTACAAGATATAGCCACTTTAACAGGAGGCGTTGTTATATCTGATGAAGTAGGCGGAGATTTAAAAGAAGCTACATTAGATATGCTTGGAGAAGCTGAAAGTGTTAAGGTAACTAAAGAAAGTACTACAATAGTTAATGGAAGAGGAAACTCAGAAGAGATTAAAAATAGAATTAACCAAATAAAATTACAATTAGAAGCTACTACTTCTGAATTTGATAAAGAAAAATTACAAGAAAGATTAGCTAAATTAGCAGGTGGGGTTGCAGTAGTTAAGGTTGGAGCTGCCACTGAAACAGAGCTTAAGGAAAGTAAGTTAAGAATAGAGGATGCTTTAGCAGCTACAAAGGCAGCTGTTGAAGAAGGAATAGTTCCAGGTGGTGGAACAGCTTACGTAAATGTAATAAATGAAGTGGCAAAATTAACTTCTGATATTCAAGATGAACAAGTTGGTATAAATATAATTGTAAGATCTTTAGAAGAACCTATGAGACAAATAGCTCATAACGCAGGACTAGAAGGTTCAGTTATAATAGAGAAAGTTAAAAATAGTGATGCAGGTGTAGGATTTGATGCTTTAAGAGGAGAATATAAAGATATGATTAAAGCTGGAATAGTTGATCCAACTAAGGTTACAAGATCAGCTCTTCAAAATGCAGCATCAGTAGCATCAACATTCTTAACAACAGAGGCTGCTGTAGCAGATATTCCAGAAAAAGAAATGCCTCAAGGTGCAGGTATGGGAATGGACGGAATGTATTAA
- a CDS encoding type II secretion system protein: MLLLKASAICGKGNEGKRNKKGGFTLIELTVVLAIMAIILTVIAPNFSSVKDSAKAKVDKQNCAAIERSVEMLLAEDAISSSVTNIKITSSNGNVQISGISDDMGKSKLQDLLEDLDKPQSGESYNVDIENGRKVTVSIV, from the coding sequence ATGTTATTACTGAAAGCAAGTGCAATATGTGGAAAAGGAAATGAAGGGAAAAGAAATAAGAAAGGGGGATTCACATTAATAGAATTAACTGTTGTTTTAGCTATTATGGCTATAATTTTAACGGTTATAGCTCCAAATTTTTCATCTGTTAAGGATAGTGCTAAGGCAAAAGTAGATAAACAAAATTGTGCTGCTATTGAAAGATCTGTGGAAATGTTATTGGCAGAAGATGCTATTTCAAGTAGTGTTACAAATATAAAAATAACTTCAAGTAATGGAAATGTACAAATTTCAGGAATAAGTGATGATATGGGTAAAAGTAAGTTACAAGATTTACTTGAAGATTTAGATAAGCCTCAAAGTGGAGAATCTTATAATGTAGATATAGAAAATGGAAGAAAAGTTACGGTGTCTATAGTATAA
- a CDS encoding prepilin peptidase, protein MSIIFFLFGLIIGSFLNVCIFRIPAGESIAFPPSHCGTCKKQLKPIDLVPVFSYLFLGGKCRYCKSKISIRYPLIELLTGFLYFCVYKYYGISFLTVKYIVLITFLIVISFIDYDTQDVYAVTTYPAVILGIIFALIEKFYFGENLLNYFMGLVISALVIFLISKLTGAMGSGDIEIHAIAGIFLGWKLAIINIFLSFIIGGIIAVLAILFKQKKKGDYIAFGPAIGISTIILIFFGNIIIPIYFGV, encoded by the coding sequence GTGTCTATAATATTTTTTTTATTTGGATTAATAATTGGAAGTTTTTTAAATGTGTGTATTTTTAGAATTCCTGCAGGGGAATCTATAGCATTTCCGCCTTCACATTGTGGTACATGCAAAAAACAATTAAAGCCTATAGATTTAGTACCTGTTTTTAGTTATTTGTTTTTAGGTGGAAAGTGTAGATATTGTAAGAGTAAAATATCTATAAGATATCCACTAATAGAATTGCTTACAGGTTTTTTATATTTTTGTGTATATAAATATTATGGTATATCTTTTTTGACAGTTAAGTACATAGTCTTAATTACATTTCTCATAGTAATTTCATTTATAGATTACGATACCCAAGATGTTTATGCGGTTACTACTTACCCAGCTGTAATACTTGGGATTATTTTTGCCCTAATAGAAAAGTTTTATTTTGGAGAAAACTTATTAAATTATTTTATGGGATTAGTAATATCAGCTTTAGTAATATTTTTAATTAGTAAATTAACTGGAGCTATGGGGAGTGGAGATATAGAGATACATGCCATAGCAGGAATTTTTTTAGGGTGGAAATTAGCAATAATAAATATATTTTTATCATTTATTATTGGGGGAATAATAGCAGTATTAGCTATTTTGTTTAAACAAAAGAAAAAAGGTGATTATATAGCCTTTGGACCAGCTATAGGAATATCTACTATTATTTTAATATTTTTTGGAAACATAATAATACCAATATATTTTGGGGTGTAA
- a CDS encoding GspE/PulE family protein: MISYQKKRLGDILIESGKLTEDKLKEALIIQKQVGKRLGEILVEQNFVTEEDIIEVLEKQLNIERVNLEIIRIDRRAIKMISENVCRKHLIVPYEIDDNTIKVAMADPLDIVAIDDVEISTGLNVRPYIAVKQSIQRAIDIYYSNQKVLSAAEELTKEVDEGNNLILDNIEEVDNLDNAPIIKMIEYVMKNAVEERASDIHIESYENILRIRYRIDGKLHTISTLPVDTLAPLVTRIKILANLDISEKRLPQDGRILTRFGDKQIDLRVSILPMITGEKIVIRIINKENFIISKEGLGIKDYELNLLEKITKHSNGIILVTGPTGSGKTTTLYTILNELNTDSKNIITIEDPVEVSIEGINQVNVNNKVGLTFATGLRSILRQDPDIIMIGEIRDSETAQIAIRSAITGHLVLSTLHTNNAPSSILRLEDMGVQRYLIANAIKGVIAQRLVRKICPKCKLQYDATPYEKEILNIDKNEELILHKGKGCAYCNNTGYVGRMGIYEIMEVTKEHREAILENKSADILKEISIKNGMRTLGQACRSLVLEGNTTVEEMLNITYDM; encoded by the coding sequence TTGATTAGTTATCAGAAAAAGCGTTTAGGAGATATACTAATTGAATCAGGAAAGCTTACAGAGGATAAGCTTAAAGAAGCATTGATTATTCAGAAGCAGGTTGGAAAGAGGCTTGGAGAAATTTTAGTTGAACAAAACTTTGTTACTGAAGAGGATATAATAGAAGTTTTAGAAAAACAATTAAATATTGAAAGAGTAAATCTTGAAATTATAAGAATAGATAGAAGAGCTATAAAGATGATTTCAGAAAATGTTTGTAGAAAGCATTTAATAGTTCCATATGAAATAGATGATAATACCATAAAAGTTGCAATGGCAGATCCCTTAGATATAGTTGCAATAGATGATGTTGAGATTTCTACAGGTTTAAATGTGCGTCCTTATATAGCAGTAAAACAATCTATTCAAAGAGCTATAGATATATATTATTCAAACCAAAAGGTTTTATCAGCAGCGGAAGAATTAACTAAGGAAGTTGATGAAGGAAATAATCTTATTTTAGATAATATTGAAGAAGTTGATAACTTAGATAATGCTCCAATTATAAAAATGATTGAATATGTAATGAAAAATGCAGTAGAGGAAAGAGCTAGTGATATACATATTGAAAGCTATGAAAATATATTAAGAATTAGATATAGAATAGATGGTAAATTACATACAATATCTACTTTGCCAGTAGATACCCTAGCTCCCTTAGTTACTCGTATTAAAATTTTAGCAAACTTAGACATATCAGAGAAAAGACTTCCTCAAGATGGAAGAATTCTTACTAGATTTGGAGATAAACAAATTGATTTAAGAGTATCTATTCTTCCAATGATAACAGGAGAAAAGATAGTTATAAGAATAATAAACAAGGAAAATTTTATAATTTCTAAGGAAGGGCTTGGAATAAAGGACTATGAACTTAATTTATTAGAAAAAATAACAAAGCATTCTAATGGAATAATTCTTGTTACAGGTCCTACAGGAAGTGGTAAAACAACAACGCTCTATACTATTTTAAATGAGCTAAATACAGATAGTAAAAATATTATTACTATAGAAGATCCTGTTGAAGTATCAATTGAAGGAATTAACCAAGTTAATGTTAATAATAAAGTGGGGTTAACTTTTGCAACGGGATTAAGATCTATATTAAGACAGGATCCAGATATAATAATGATTGGAGAAATAAGAGATTCTGAAACGGCTCAAATAGCAATAAGATCTGCTATTACAGGTCATTTAGTTTTATCAACTTTACATACTAATAATGCTCCATCTAGTATTTTAAGACTTGAGGATATGGGGGTTCAAAGATATTTAATTGCAAATGCTATTAAAGGAGTTATAGCTCAAAGACTTGTTAGAAAAATTTGTCCAAAGTGTAAATTACAATATGATGCTACACCATATGAAAAAGAAATATTAAATATAGATAAAAATGAAGAGCTTATACTTCATAAAGGTAAAGGTTGTGCTTATTGTAATAATACTGGTTATGTAGGTAGAATGGGTATTTATGAAATTATGGAAGTGACTAAAGAACATAGAGAGGCTATTTTAGAAAATAAAAGTGCGGATATTCTTAAGGAGATTTCAATTAAAAATGGCATGAGAACTCTTGGACAAGCATGTAGAAGTTTAGTCTTAGAGGGAAATACCACAGTTGAAGAAATGTTAAATATAACTTATGATATGTAA
- a CDS encoding type II secretion system F family protein, with protein sequence MAIFKYKAINSEGQRIEGSQSADSESQIREMLLSNQYYPLSIEKENSKSKKSFSFNSKVKLKDIGVFCRQFYVMLDSGLSIGKALNILIEQCEKPKLREALIGVNGELKRGETLASSMRKRKDVFPNLLTSMIDAGERSGNLDIILKRMADYYEKETKIRGKIKSAMIYPIVLGVVAIIAITFILTFVMPTFVQMFEENNVDLPISTKMVLGTSKMLGKYGIIIFLILATAIILLGKYLKSEEGQYKLSSINLKIPVIKKLTQKIIVSRFTRTMGIVSSSGMSLVTSIEIVASVVGNKIAENELLKVKEKVLKGEGLGDSIMNIKIFPPMLASMVKIGEEAGSLDSILDKTADFYDDELEREIKTATALIEPSMIVLMGIIIGFLLISILTPMFKMYNSIS encoded by the coding sequence ATGGCAATTTTTAAATATAAAGCTATTAATTCAGAAGGACAAAGAATAGAAGGTTCTCAAAGTGCTGATTCTGAAAGTCAAATCAGGGAAATGCTTTTATCAAATCAATATTATCCTCTAAGTATAGAAAAGGAAAATAGTAAAAGTAAAAAGAGTTTTTCTTTTAATAGTAAAGTGAAGCTTAAGGATATAGGAGTATTTTGTAGACAGTTTTATGTTATGTTAGATTCTGGATTGTCTATTGGTAAGGCTTTAAATATATTAATAGAACAATGTGAGAAACCAAAGCTTAGGGAAGCCTTAATTGGAGTAAATGGAGAGTTGAAAAGAGGAGAAACCCTAGCAAGTTCCATGAGAAAAAGAAAAGATGTTTTTCCAAACTTACTTACTAGTATGATTGATGCTGGGGAGAGAAGTGGTAACTTAGATATAATCTTAAAAAGAATGGCTGATTACTACGAAAAAGAGACAAAGATAAGAGGAAAGATAAAAAGTGCTATGATTTATCCTATAGTTCTTGGAGTGGTAGCTATTATTGCTATTACTTTTATTCTTACCTTTGTAATGCCAACCTTTGTGCAGATGTTTGAAGAAAATAATGTAGACCTTCCAATATCGACTAAGATGGTTCTTGGGACAAGCAAAATGTTAGGTAAGTATGGAATTATAATTTTTTTAATTTTAGCAACAGCAATTATATTACTTGGCAAATATTTAAAGAGTGAAGAGGGTCAATATAAATTAAGTTCAATAAACTTAAAAATTCCAGTAATAAAAAAATTAACTCAAAAAATAATAGTTTCTAGATTTACAAGAACTATGGGAATAGTATCATCAAGTGGAATGTCTTTAGTAACCTCTATAGAAATAGTTGCCTCTGTAGTTGGAAATAAAATTGCAGAAAATGAATTATTAAAAGTAAAAGAAAAGGTCTTAAAAGGGGAAGGGTTAGGAGATTCAATAATGAATATAAAAATCTTCCCGCCAATGCTTGCTTCCATGGTTAAGATTGGAGAGGAAGCTGGTTCACTAGATAGCATATTAGATAAAACCGCAGACTTTTATGATGATGAACTAGAAAGAGAAATAAAAACAGCAACAGCCTTAATAGAGCCATCAATGATAGTTCTTATGGGAATAATTATAGGATTCCTACTAATTTCAATATTAACACCTATGTTTAAAATGTATAACAGTATAAGTTAG
- a CDS encoding prepilin-type N-terminal cleavage/methylation domain-containing protein — translation MKKVSIRSERKKKGFTLIELIIVIAIIGILAAIAIPNFLAIQRKARIQADIATGKTIYDATIALIAEGKEGFNMPEKTTIKDKDGKLITYYGYGIDLSSSSDERAKELRKYILNSTNLKPKAFKGCHFYVSVTFDFSDNNSNNGYDLTKPIVKVDIVNSDNKSKGEAYPNNELLK, via the coding sequence ATGAAAAAAGTGAGTATTAGAAGTGAGAGAAAGAAAAAAGGCTTTACTTTAATAGAACTTATTATAGTAATAGCAATAATAGGAATATTAGCAGCTATAGCTATACCAAACTTTTTAGCTATTCAAAGAAAAGCTCGAATTCAAGCTGATATTGCAACAGGAAAAACAATATATGATGCTACTATAGCGTTGATTGCTGAAGGAAAAGAAGGGTTTAATATGCCTGAGAAAACAACTATAAAAGATAAGGATGGAAAGTTGATTACTTATTATGGATATGGTATTGACTTATCTAGTTCGAGTGATGAAAGAGCAAAAGAATTAAGAAAGTATATATTAAATAGCACTAATTTAAAACCTAAGGCATTTAAAGGTTGTCATTTTTATGTAAGTGTTACATTTGATTTTTCAGATAATAATTCAAATAATGGCTACGATTTAACCAAGCCAATAGTTAAAGTAGATATTGTAAATTCGGATAATAAATCTAAGGGAGAGGCTTATCCAAATAATGAGCTTTTGAAGTGA
- a CDS encoding prepilin-type N-terminal cleavage/methylation domain-containing protein yields MNTKKQTKKKKGFTLIELIIVIAIIAILAAIAIPNFLSIQRKARVKADIASAKTIYDATSALIAEGKIVPGSTDFGDLNNVTSITETGNKDIVDLQGYLQTIPTPKSVDNSTFAISITNTEAKPEIEVYIKPTTGSEIKVYPETGKDSEYDLNK; encoded by the coding sequence ATGAATACAAAAAAACAAACTAAAAAGAAAAAAGGTTTTACGCTAATAGAGCTTATTATAGTAATAGCAATCATAGCAATATTAGCAGCAATAGCAATACCAAATTTCTTATCAATACAAAGAAAAGCAAGAGTTAAGGCTGATATAGCAAGTGCAAAAACAATATATGATGCAACATCAGCTTTAATTGCAGAAGGGAAGATAGTACCAGGATCAACTGATTTTGGAGATCTAAATAATGTTACTTCAATAACTGAGACAGGCAATAAAGATATTGTGGATTTACAAGGATATTTACAAACAATACCTACTCCTAAGTCAGTAGATAACTCAACATTTGCAATTTCAATAACTAATACGGAAGCTAAACCTGAAATTGAAGTTTATATAAAACCAACAACAGGAAGCGAAATTAAAGTTTATCCTGAAACTGGTAAAGATAGTGAATATGATTTGAATAAGTAA
- a CDS encoding prepilin-type N-terminal cleavage/methylation domain-containing protein, with translation MKSKKQTKKKKGFTLIELIIVIAIIAILAAIAIPNFLSIQRKAKVKADIASAKTIYDAASALVAEGKITSNTSYIIDSEADNDVEKYLQTVPVPQSKNNDVFAIVVDPNGKDAVIGEKGKVEQPSQPAKIEVYLVPKGTTKENINSESNKILVYPATSADSAYKLN, from the coding sequence ATGAAGTCAAAAAAACAAACTAAAAAGAAAAAAGGCTTTACTTTGATAGAATTAATTATAGTAATAGCGATAATAGCAATATTAGCAGCAATAGCAATACCAAACTTCTTATCAATACAAAGAAAAGCAAAAGTTAAGGCAGATATAGCAAGTGCTAAAACAATATATGATGCAGCATCAGCTTTAGTTGCAGAAGGAAAAATAACATCAAATACATCATATATAATAGATAGTGAAGCTGATAATGACGTAGAAAAATATTTACAAACAGTTCCAGTTCCGCAGTCAAAAAATAATGATGTTTTTGCAATTGTAGTAGATCCAAATGGTAAGGATGCGGTTATAGGTGAGAAAGGTAAAGTAGAGCAGCCATCTCAACCAGCTAAAATAGAAGTATATTTAGTACCTAAGGGAACAACAAAGGAAAATATAAATTCAGAAAGTAATAAAATTTTGGTTTATCCAGCTACTAGTGCAGATTCGGCTTATAAATTAAATTAA
- the pilM gene encoding type IV pilus assembly protein PilM: MAIENKEKKSILHMDVSDILKSLKKKNSEKKNDKKGSKKKAKAVICKKAISIDVGSENTKVVVGRYHKNKVSIDKAFSFKTPKGSIDDGHINDIDNLAMAINDALDSNNVKNDNVIFTTNSTSIINRTIIIPKVNEDEIESVIKYEVQQYLPINLEDHMIQYNVLGEKVIEGNEKLEVLIVVYPNKMVYSYAELVNKMGGKPYALDLNYNSKRKAYCVMNPEIKESILSIDMGAENIALTIMKDNELILIKTTKSGGNYLNSKISKVLEISLENAEMQKRENCNLMNREEGPLEHVVREVVDSWFDEASRIIKYYKSKNTQNNIDKIYICGGSSNIKGLERYVSTKLNMKVKIVQGNSNIEFKKGVEEVNISEYINAIGALIRL; encoded by the coding sequence TTGGCAATAGAAAATAAAGAGAAGAAGAGTATATTGCATATGGATGTTTCTGATATACTTAAGTCTCTTAAGAAGAAAAATTCTGAGAAAAAGAATGATAAAAAAGGTAGTAAGAAAAAAGCTAAGGCTGTTATATGTAAAAAAGCTATTTCTATTGATGTTGGAAGTGAGAATACCAAGGTTGTTGTTGGGAGATATCATAAAAATAAGGTTAGTATAGACAAGGCTTTTTCTTTTAAGACTCCGAAAGGCAGTATAGATGATGGTCATATTAATGATATAGATAATTTAGCTATGGCTATTAATGACGCTTTGGATTCTAATAATGTTAAGAATGATAATGTAATTTTCACTACAAACAGCACTTCTATTATAAATAGAACAATTATTATTCCAAAGGTTAATGAGGATGAAATAGAATCAGTTATTAAGTACGAAGTTCAGCAATATCTTCCTATAAACTTAGAGGATCATATGATTCAATATAATGTTTTAGGAGAAAAGGTTATTGAGGGAAATGAAAAGCTAGAGGTTTTAATTGTTGTTTATCCAAATAAGATGGTTTATTCCTATGCAGAGCTTGTTAATAAAATGGGTGGAAAACCCTATGCTTTAGATTTAAATTATAATTCTAAAAGAAAAGCTTATTGCGTAATGAATCCTGAAATAAAGGAGTCTATTTTAAGTATTGATATGGGAGCTGAGAATATAGCTTTAACAATAATGAAAGACAATGAGTTAATACTTATAAAAACTACAAAATCTGGTGGGAATTATTTAAATAGTAAAATATCAAAGGTATTAGAAATTTCATTAGAAAATGCAGAAATGCAAAAGAGAGAAAATTGTAATTTGATGAATAGAGAAGAAGGGCCTTTAGAGCATGTTGTTAGAGAGGTTGTAGATTCTTGGTTTGATGAAGCTAGTAGAATAATTAAATATTATAAAAGTAAAAATACTCAAAATAATATAGACAAGATATATATTTGTGGAGGAAGTTCAAACATAAAGGGACTAGAAAGATATGTATCTACTAAACTAAACATGAAAGTAAAGATAGTTCAGGGAAATAGTAATATAGAATTTAAAAAAGGCGTTGAAGAAGTGAATATTTCAGAATACATAAACGCTATTGGAGCCTTAATAAGACTTTAG